From a single Micromonospora carbonacea genomic region:
- a CDS encoding FAD binding domain-containing protein, which yields MDLFTVQDVIAADADAWREGDRWLGGGTHLFAQPQPQARRLRDLTALAWPPLRLSPDPAEPGLDIAATCTVAELSRYAPPPRWPSLGPLVRGCCDAFLASFKVWNVATVGGNLCAALPAGPMISLVTAAEGSCLIRDLAGRRRRVPATELVRDVGVTVLRPDEYLHTIRLPARVLGGRFALRRASLHPLGRSAALVVGHRDPDTGAVTLTVTAATRRPVGVALPGPPRPGELAELLDARIPAGDWYDDVHGLPAWRRRMTLRLAEQVRAELAQVTAR from the coding sequence GTGGACCTGTTCACCGTGCAGGACGTGATCGCCGCGGACGCCGACGCGTGGCGGGAGGGCGACCGCTGGCTCGGCGGCGGCACCCACCTCTTCGCGCAGCCGCAGCCGCAGGCGCGCCGGCTGCGCGACCTCACCGCCCTGGCCTGGCCCCCGCTGCGGCTCAGCCCCGACCCGGCCGAGCCGGGCCTCGACATCGCCGCGACCTGCACCGTCGCCGAGCTGTCCCGGTACGCGCCGCCGCCGCGCTGGCCGTCGCTGGGCCCGCTGGTGCGCGGCTGCTGCGACGCGTTCCTCGCCTCGTTCAAGGTGTGGAACGTCGCGACGGTCGGCGGCAACCTCTGCGCGGCGCTGCCGGCCGGGCCGATGATCTCGCTGGTCACCGCCGCCGAGGGGAGCTGCCTGATCCGGGACCTGGCCGGGCGGCGACGACGCGTGCCGGCGACCGAGCTGGTCCGCGACGTGGGCGTCACGGTGCTGCGCCCCGACGAGTACCTGCACACGATCCGCCTGCCCGCGCGGGTGCTGGGCGGCCGGTTCGCGCTGCGCCGGGCGTCGCTGCACCCGCTCGGCCGCTCGGCGGCGCTCGTCGTCGGCCACCGGGACCCCGACACCGGCGCGGTCACCCTCACCGTGACCGCCGCCACCCGGCGGCCGGTCGGCGTCGCCCTGCCCGGCCCGCCCCGGCCGGGTGAGCTGGCCGAGCTGCTGGACGCCCGGATCCCCGCCGGGGACTGGTACGACGACGTGCACGGCCTGCCGGCGTGGCGGCGGCGGATGACCCTGCGGCTGGCCGAGCAGGTCCGCGCCGAGCTGGCGCAGGTGACGGCGCGGTGA